One Rhipicephalus microplus isolate Deutch F79 chromosome 4, USDA_Rmic, whole genome shotgun sequence genomic window carries:
- the RpS25 gene encoding ribosomal protein S25, protein MPPKQDSKKKTDTKGTAKKKEGSSGGKAKKKKWSKGKVRDKLNNLVLFDKATYDKLLKEVPSYKLITPSVVSERLKVRGSLARKALEELLQKGLIKQVVKHHSQIIYTRTTKAEDA, encoded by the exons ATG CCGCCCAAACAGGATAGTAAAAAGAAAACCGACACCAAGGGAACCGCCAAGAAGAAGGAGGGATCCTCCGGAGGCAAGGCCAAGAAGAAG AAGTGGTCCAAGGGAAAAGTGCGTGACAAGTTGAACAACCTGGTGCTGTTTGACAAGGCCACGTACGACAAGCTTCTCAAGGAAGTGCCCAGCTATAAGCTGATCACACCCTCAGTTGTCTCTGAGCGACTCAAGGTGCGAGGCTCACTTGCCCGCAAGGCCCTCGAGGAGCTGCTTCAGAAGG gaCTCATCAAACAGGTTGTCAAGCACCACAGCCAAATCATCTACACGAGGACAACCAAGGCAGAAGATGCATAA
- the LOC119171795 gene encoding ubiquitin-ribosomal protein eL40 fusion protein produces the protein MAQTFDVFVRGLDGQTLVVDLPLGARVAELKEDLSARLGLPCDQQRLQLSSGRPLEDDDALEAGCSLDLSLRLLGGVIEPSLRILAQKYNCDKMICRKCYARLHPKATNCRKRKCGHSNNLRPKKKLK, from the exons ATGGCTCAGACATTTGACGTATTTGTGCGGGGCCTTGATGGCCAAACGCTGGTCGTTGACCTGCCACTTGGTGCGCGGGTTGCCGAGCTCAAGGAGGACTTGAGCGCCCGCCTGGGCCTGCCGTGCGACCAGCAGCGCCTGCAGCTCTCCTCAGGCCGACCGCTGGAGGATGACGACGCTCTGGAAGCTGGCTGCAGCCTGGACCTGAGCCTGCGCCTGCTCGGTGGTGTGATCGAGCCCAGTTTGCGCATCCTGGCCCAGAAGTACAACTGCGACAAGATGATCTGCCGCAA GTGCTACGCCCGGCTGCACCCGAAGGCCACAAACTGCCGCAAGCGCAAGTGTGGCCACTCCAACAACCTGCGTCCCAAGAAGAAGCTGAAGTAG